The following are encoded together in the Kribbella sp. CA-293567 genome:
- a CDS encoding nuclear transport factor 2 family protein — protein MSLQNKQLVQQALGQLVGGGGVTALDPLLSNDFRHHRPDGGIRTKTEWLADVGTALTRLAGLEVEILHLLSDGDHVVVHTRRNLPGSGPVIAVVDVLRIADGRIAEAWELIEPVAEAEAHLTWWEL, from the coding sequence ATGAGCTTACAGAACAAGCAACTGGTCCAGCAGGCGCTGGGACAACTCGTCGGCGGCGGCGGAGTCACCGCCCTGGACCCCTTGCTGAGCAACGATTTTCGGCACCACCGTCCCGACGGCGGAATCAGGACCAAGACCGAGTGGCTCGCCGATGTCGGAACCGCCCTGACCCGGCTCGCGGGTCTGGAGGTCGAGATCCTGCACCTGCTGTCCGACGGGGATCATGTCGTCGTCCACACCCGGCGAAACCTTCCCGGCAGCGGACCGGTGATCGCGGTCGTCGACGTCCTGCGGATCGCCGACGGCCGGATCGCAGAAGCTTGGGAGCTCATCGAACCGGTGGCCGAGGCCGAGGCGCACTTGACCTGGTGGGAGCTATGA
- a CDS encoding helix-turn-helix domain-containing protein, translating to MATVGELLRHWRHRRQLSQLDLALAADVSARHVSLVETGKSQPSAEMVLRLAEQLDVPLRERNALLLAAGFAPRYAERPLGSTALAAARAAVERVLRAHEPYPALAFDRHWNIVLTNRAVDPFLAGVAPELLRPPMNLLRLGLDPRGLAALVVNHADVRSVFRSRVRRQLAAAPDARLSALYQELLAAGETGEAVESDVVIPMIIRIDGVELWMFSTITTFGTPLDLTLDDLAVESYYPADADTAKYFERG from the coding sequence ATGGCAACGGTTGGCGAACTTCTCCGGCACTGGCGGCACCGGCGACAGCTCAGCCAGCTTGATCTCGCCCTCGCCGCCGACGTCTCCGCCCGTCACGTCAGTCTGGTCGAGACCGGCAAGTCGCAGCCGAGCGCCGAGATGGTGCTGCGGCTGGCCGAGCAACTCGACGTACCGCTGCGTGAGCGCAACGCGCTGCTGCTCGCAGCCGGCTTCGCACCCCGGTACGCCGAACGCCCACTCGGCAGCACGGCGTTGGCGGCGGCGCGGGCTGCGGTCGAGCGAGTACTGCGCGCGCACGAGCCCTACCCCGCGCTCGCCTTCGACCGCCATTGGAACATCGTTCTGACGAATCGGGCCGTCGATCCGTTCCTCGCCGGCGTGGCACCCGAACTGCTGCGGCCACCGATGAACCTGCTCCGCCTCGGCCTCGACCCGCGCGGCCTGGCGGCTCTCGTCGTCAACCATGCCGACGTGCGGTCCGTGTTCCGCTCCCGGGTTCGACGTCAGCTGGCGGCAGCGCCGGACGCCCGGCTGAGTGCGCTCTACCAGGAGCTGTTGGCAGCTGGTGAGACCGGGGAGGCCGTCGAGTCCGACGTCGTGATCCCGATGATCATCCGCATCGACGGAGTGGAGCTTTGGATGTTCTCGACGATCACGACCTTCGGCACCCCGCTCGACCTCACCCTCGACGACCTCGCGGTGGAGTCCTACTACCCGGCGGACGCGGACACCGCCAAGTACTTCGAGCGTGGCTGA
- a CDS encoding maleylpyruvate isomerase family mycothiol-dependent enzyme, with translation MNDVTATWTLVHAERAALAADLLDLTEEQWRATSLCTELSVREVLAHLTAGATLSFPRWFAGVLRHRFDFDAQVLMRLREQLGDSSAATLTRFRAAAGRSTTPLGRRGGPVFALAETVAHAEDIRRPLGIKRDYPAQVLTTVAEYYAGTDLTVPAQSRITGLRLVATDTEFSAGAGELVTGPTIALVMAMIGRGVCCEELEGEGVPTLRGRC, from the coding sequence ATGAACGACGTCACCGCCACCTGGACTCTGGTCCATGCCGAGCGTGCCGCGCTGGCCGCTGATCTGCTTGACCTCACCGAGGAGCAGTGGCGTGCCACGTCGCTGTGCACGGAGCTCAGCGTGCGGGAGGTGCTGGCGCATCTCACGGCGGGTGCGACGTTGTCCTTTCCGCGGTGGTTCGCCGGAGTACTGCGGCATCGGTTCGACTTTGATGCTCAGGTGTTGATGCGTCTCCGTGAGCAGCTTGGTGATTCCTCTGCCGCCACGCTCACGCGCTTCCGTGCTGCGGCCGGCCGGTCCACCACACCACTCGGCCGCCGGGGTGGTCCGGTGTTTGCGTTGGCCGAGACGGTCGCGCATGCCGAGGACATCCGCAGGCCGTTGGGGATCAAGCGGGACTATCCGGCGCAGGTGCTGACAACCGTTGCGGAGTACTACGCCGGGACGGATCTCACGGTGCCTGCTCAGAGCCGGATCACCGGGTTGCGACTGGTTGCCACGGACACCGAGTTCAGTGCTGGAGCGGGGGAGCTGGTGACGGGCCCGACGATCGCGCTGGTGATGGCGATGATCGGGCGAGGCGTCTGCTGCGAAGAGCTCGAAGGCGAAGGCGTCCCGACGCTGCGGGGGCGCTGCTGA
- a CDS encoding S66 peptidase family protein — translation MVEPVHPVRSITSTADESQLNDAFRDPAVRAIFVGPGNGAHRIADRLDFDAVRRDPKPVIGRGQATYLQLALWRECGLPCIHGSLAEHALTTEPTTLASDPGEISAQVLVEGRAEGVLLGGTLNAITRSIGAGLPSLDSTILLLEDTRMIGLGVIDRSLTQLIRSGVLRGVRGIALGRFTGFDGYADRDWTLVDVLSDRLANLGIPVLGGLPVGDGAESRATPIGTRATLDTSAGTLIVGAAVNG, via the coding sequence ATGGTCGAGCCAGTCCACCCGGTGCGGTCGATCACCTCGACGGCTGACGAGAGCCAACTCAACGACGCCTTCCGCGATCCCGCGGTCAGAGCGATCTTCGTCGGGCCCGGCAACGGCGCTCACCGGATCGCGGACCGCCTCGACTTCGACGCCGTCCGCCGTGATCCGAAGCCCGTCATCGGGCGGGGACAAGCGACGTACCTTCAGCTGGCGTTGTGGAGAGAGTGCGGCCTTCCCTGCATCCATGGTTCGCTCGCCGAGCACGCGCTGACGACCGAGCCCACCACCCTGGCCAGCGATCCCGGCGAGATCTCGGCGCAGGTGTTGGTCGAAGGCCGAGCCGAGGGCGTCCTGCTCGGCGGGACGCTCAATGCGATCACCAGATCGATCGGCGCCGGCCTGCCCAGCCTCGACAGCACGATTCTGTTGCTCGAGGACACCCGCATGATCGGTCTGGGGGTCATCGATCGCTCGCTCACCCAGCTGATCCGGTCCGGCGTACTGCGCGGTGTCCGCGGCATCGCCCTCGGGCGGTTCACCGGCTTCGACGGGTACGCCGATCGCGACTGGACTCTGGTCGACGTACTGAGCGACCGCCTCGCCAACCTGGGAATCCCAGTTCTCGGTGGACTGCCCGTTGGCGACGGCGCGGAGTCGCGAGCCACCCCGATCGGCACCAGAGCTACCTTGGACACCTCCGCGGGGACGCTCATTGTCGGCGCTGCGGTGAACGGGTAG
- a CDS encoding S66 peptidase family protein, translating to MDSDDALVPPRLQPGDRVRLVSPASFPTVAGIEEARQILSSWGLRVEAGEHALDQFGFMAGTDVDRLADLNDALRDPGVRAVVTTRGGAGAYRIVDGIDFEAARRDPKPVVGFSDITNIHLALWQHSRVVGLHGMVFGVTGEATRRALMTTEPIVLHRDPAARSAAVAVDGVASGFLIGGNLGAIAGQVGAGMPSLDGGILFFESLAGDVASLDQVLFQLTASGALDGVRGIVIGHLTPISGAVEDSPPAEIVELLQERLGRLGVPILGGLPLGHDPDPLVVPLGTTAFVDTAAGTLTVAPGVR from the coding sequence GTGGACTCTGACGACGCACTCGTGCCGCCTCGATTGCAGCCGGGGGACCGAGTGCGATTGGTGTCGCCGGCCAGCTTTCCGACGGTCGCGGGCATCGAGGAAGCGAGGCAGATCCTGAGTAGCTGGGGGCTGCGGGTGGAGGCCGGTGAACATGCGCTGGACCAGTTCGGGTTCATGGCCGGTACCGACGTCGACCGGCTCGCGGACCTGAACGACGCGTTGCGCGACCCGGGGGTCCGCGCGGTCGTCACCACTCGCGGTGGGGCCGGCGCGTATCGGATCGTCGACGGTATCGACTTCGAGGCAGCTCGCCGGGATCCCAAGCCGGTGGTCGGTTTCAGCGACATCACCAACATTCACCTGGCTTTGTGGCAGCACAGCCGGGTGGTCGGGCTGCACGGGATGGTGTTCGGCGTCACCGGCGAGGCGACGCGGCGGGCCTTGATGACGACGGAGCCGATCGTCCTGCACCGCGACCCGGCGGCACGGTCAGCGGCGGTCGCGGTGGACGGGGTCGCGTCGGGCTTCCTGATCGGCGGCAACCTGGGTGCGATCGCAGGCCAGGTCGGTGCGGGAATGCCCAGTCTGGATGGTGGGATTCTGTTCTTCGAATCTCTCGCCGGCGATGTGGCCTCACTCGACCAAGTGCTGTTCCAGTTGACCGCTTCGGGCGCTCTCGACGGCGTCCGCGGGATCGTGATCGGCCACCTGACGCCCATCTCCGGTGCTGTGGAGGACAGCCCTCCCGCGGAGATCGTCGAGTTGCTCCAAGAGCGGCTCGGCCGGCTCGGCGTACCGATTCTCGGAGGTTTGCCGCTGGGACACGACCCGGACCCACTGGTCGTCCCGCTCGGTACGACGGCGTTCGTAGACACCGCCGCCGGAACTCTCACCGTCGCCCCGGGCGTTCGCTGA
- a CDS encoding TIGR03086 family metal-binding protein translates to MDPLEAAGAQLLRIVGSIPATDWEAPTPADLTIREVADHLVAGNVFAVRLLSGASAAVATADLDRDHLGDDPLGAIAGSCEEQRAAFATANRSAALHHPSGDISYETFLRFRLGDLVVHAWDLAVGAGLDPTLDTRLVDRLWVMVEPHLDEMRARGTFGTGASASLASDVPPQTRLLDAFGRRPPG, encoded by the coding sequence GTGGACCCTCTCGAAGCGGCAGGTGCTCAACTCCTGCGGATCGTCGGCTCGATACCGGCGACGGACTGGGAGGCACCGACACCGGCTGACCTCACGATTCGCGAGGTTGCCGATCACCTCGTGGCCGGCAACGTCTTCGCGGTACGCCTGCTCTCGGGCGCCTCGGCGGCAGTCGCCACCGCCGACCTGGACCGCGACCACCTCGGTGACGATCCACTCGGAGCAATAGCCGGCTCATGCGAGGAGCAGCGGGCAGCCTTCGCCACTGCGAACCGGTCAGCCGCGTTGCACCACCCGAGCGGCGACATCTCGTACGAAACCTTCCTGCGCTTCCGGCTCGGAGACCTGGTGGTTCACGCCTGGGACCTCGCAGTCGGCGCAGGCCTCGACCCGACCCTGGACACCCGGCTCGTCGACCGGCTGTGGGTGATGGTCGAGCCGCATCTCGACGAGATGCGCGCCAGAGGCACCTTCGGCACGGGCGCGAGCGCAAGCCTCGCCAGCGACGTACCTCCGCAGACCCGTCTCCTGGACGCCTTCGGCCGCCGCCCGCCGGGTTGA
- a CDS encoding GNAT family N-acetyltransferase has product MRTTERLLLRPFREEDLPTWAAMNADPAVMEYLGSPLTRAQSDEIATAVNRRHALDGTGFLAIERRSDGAFLGAGGLQHEPWYPDDMELGWRLAREYWGNGYATEAATSWLEYAFTDLDLAKVISITDAPNARSVAVMQRLGMTFDHAAELEEDGTTFSAVIYSITQEAWRGGR; this is encoded by the coding sequence ATGCGGACCACCGAACGTTTGCTCCTTCGCCCGTTCCGCGAGGAGGACCTCCCGACCTGGGCGGCGATGAACGCCGACCCCGCAGTGATGGAGTACCTCGGCTCCCCGCTCACCCGCGCACAGTCCGACGAGATCGCGACCGCGGTCAACCGCCGGCACGCCCTCGACGGCACCGGCTTCCTCGCCATCGAACGCCGCTCCGACGGCGCCTTCCTCGGAGCAGGCGGCCTGCAGCACGAGCCGTGGTACCCCGACGACATGGAGCTCGGCTGGCGGCTGGCCCGCGAGTACTGGGGAAACGGCTACGCCACCGAGGCAGCGACCTCCTGGCTCGAGTACGCCTTCACCGACCTCGACCTCGCCAAGGTCATCTCCATCACCGACGCCCCCAACGCCAGAAGCGTCGCCGTGATGCAGCGCCTCGGCATGACCTTCGACCACGCCGCGGAGTTGGAGGAGGACGGCACCACCTTCAGCGCCGTCATCTACTCCATCACCCAGGAAGCCTGGCGCGGCGGGCGGTAG